GCGCCCGCCCTCGTAACAAGGTAGTTAGGCGGAATGCAATATACGCCAAGAACCTTGGGTTTAGCTGATTTCATTGGGTTATTCAAGCACCAACCGTTCATCAAAGAAATGGAGCTTATCCGACAGGATTGGGAAAGACCCGTGAaggtgaaaagagaagaaggaagcaGTTTTGAAACCTCATGCAGCCATAATTATACAGTTTGGAGGAATGAGGATTTTTCTGAAGTAAAGGGTCTCTCTACACAAGAACAGTCAGAGGCAGCGATAGAAacacagaaaaggaaaagaaaggatgaTGAGGAAGATCTAAGAAAGCAGCTAGATCAGTGTGTAATAGAACTCAGCAAAAGTAAGGGGCGACAACAACTGTTAGAGAACCAGCTAGAGGAGGAAAATACGATGAGGGTTTTCTTGAATCAGtagttagaaaaacaagaaaagcagCTAATGTCTCTAAAGGAATGGCAGAAAAGGGCTGAGGTAGCTGAAGACATAACAACGGGGGTCCAGGCTGAGTTAAGGAATCGAATAGCTGATTATGATGAGTTGGTCAAGAAGAATGGGATAGCAGAAAAAGAATTGGCTAAGGTTAAGAGGGCAACAAAAGGCGTGAATGTTGATAAGGAGACGATGGATTCTTtgaagaagggaaggaaacttcttttaaagaaaatagaagttgagaaggagaagaatcgtctagccaacctcgacatagaagaagaaaggaaggttAGAGCTCAATACATGGTGCAGctagaggaagaaagaaatgcaAGAATGGTCTCTGAGTCTGACATGAGAGATTACCAGAAGAGAGCCGAGTCTTCAAAAGGAAGGATGAGGGCTTTACAAGCGGAGATCGAGGTACGAGAAGAAGAGTTAAGGGAGTTGAGAAGCCACTACTTCGAGatggaagaagagatgagtAAGGCTAAGCAAGAGCGTTAAGAATGCCAAGACTACATGGACAGCTTTGCAGttcaaatcaattccaaaataGCAGAGCTGGATATTGAAAAGGAAGAGCTACAAAGAACAAGAGATAAGTTGGCACAATCAGAGGGTATGGTGCGAGTATTGGAAAGAAGCAACGAAGCCTTAGGAGCCAGCAACGAAGCAATAATCGAAGATAACACCGTATTCCATGCCAGAATAAGACACATGGAAAAACAGGTTGAGCAAGTAGCCCGTTATGCGGAAAGGTTGCAACAACAAGCCACCCAAGTCGGAAATGATGCTTCAAAGTATCGAGAATACATGGGGGCAATGGCCTGTTTTATTGGGGATTTAGCTAATAGAGGAAATGCTTTTTAGAGGTAGCAATGTATAGGACTCTCTTTCCCATTATTGTTTTGTATGAGCAAGTTTGTTATTTATAAGAAGTCCATGACGTATTTCCTTTCTTAATGGGTTTGGTAAACCACTATGATAAGAACTTGGCAAAACCCTCCTTTAAATGGTAATCGGGTCAACTCAGAAATCTTGCTTAAAGGTTACGAAAGTCATGAATCAACTCATAAAATATGCATATTATACACATTACATTTTATGCATCACATGCTCATTCTTCacgtatttttgtttttaatttatcatatgcattccagatcgtgaaacataggtcccccttccAAAGTCCACTACACTCGGCAAAgagcaagaatggaaaacgaaggaaGGTCAACACCCGAATCTCAGTACCAAAGAGAACTTGAAGGAGTTCGGAATGATGTGGCAAACCTAACCCGTATGTTAGAGCAAATATTGAGAGCCAGAGATGGAGAGGGAACATCTACTCAACCTAATGAAGTACCAGCAGCAGCTCAAATCCCTGTCGCACCTATAAACATAGGGGCAAATACACCAACTAAGCAGAGTCCTGCTCGGCCCATCCAAATCCCTATTTACAAATGGATTTAACAAACGAAAGATCCATATGACTTTAAATTCTCTAATCATGAAGGAGATGATAAGTGGACTGCCCTAGAAGAAAGGCTAAGGGCAATTAAAGGAAATGATTTGTTTGACCCAATTAGGGCCGCTGAGGTATGTTTAGTACCTAATATTGTCATTCCAAAGAAGTTCAGAGTGCCGGAGTTTGTTAAGTATACTGGGATGGAATGCCCGAAGACCATCTCCGCTCCTACTATAACAAAATGGCAGATCAGGTTATCCACGACGACAAAATGTTAATTTACTTTCTTCCAGGATAGCCTGACCGGATCGCGCCCTCAGTTGGTATATGAGGTTAGACAATATTAGGATCAGGAAATGGACAGACTTGGCTGACGCTTtcttaaagcaatacaagttctaAAACCTAGAGATTGCTCCTGATAGGGACCAGTCTGATTAGCATGGAGAAAGGGAAACTCAAGAGTCCGTAAGGGCTTATGCTCAAAGGTGGCGTGAACCAAGCTATCAAACGTGCAACCTCCGCTGATAGAGAACAGAAATGGTGACTTTGTTTGGCCAATTACTTCAGGGCTCCATACTATGAACACCTTATGGGTAGTTCAGgcacaacatttctatgattGTCGTGCGGATCGccgagaggattgaacaagggaTGCGAAGTGGAAGAATTGCAGAACCTCTAGAGAAGAGAGGTTTCAttggaaggaaaaagaaattgaggtgaaCAACCTCGAAGGAGAagcaaaaactatcaaataccTACCGTCGAGTCACTAGTATTAACTTTTCCAAACCCCCACTCCAAACCAAGCCCAATCCAGTAAAATTCCCAGCAAATAACCACCCCACAAAGTTTTTAAACCAATACtgtaaagaaaaaggataagcaaccatcagaagaacaactacctccttTTACCATAACCTTGGAAAGAATTGTATGCCAAGCTGTTGAGTATTGGGCAGATAGCTCCTCTACCCATACCACCTATGCAGCCACCTTTCCCTGCCTGTGTACAACCCGAGGTGgacttgtgaataccatgctggtcCACGCAGGCCATAGCATTGAGTCTTGCTTCGCTTTTAAAAGAAAGGTTGTTGCAACTTATCAAAGTGGGGATGGGTCACTTTTTGAGGATTCGCCTAATCAGAATTCAAACCCTTTACCTAAACATGTGGATGGTAGGGGAGGAGGTGAAATACCATGGAGATTGGTAGCAAAAAAGAGGGTGTTGCAAGTGAACCATGGCCAAGCTATACTTGATGTTGGTACAGTCTGGACATTTGGAAGAAACGACTGAGTACTACACAGGGGAAAGTAACTTTTGCCCTTTCCATAAAAAGGAAGGGCATCACATTGATGAATGCAGtgaatttcatcaaaaagtTGCAAGAATGCTGGCTCTAGGAGAGTTGAGGATTGAGGACGTAAGTAACAATGAAGAGGTAGAGATGATAGAGAAATGTAGAATCCAATCAACAGCTAATGGTCGCTCAAAATTGGTATTAACTAGGCCCTCATATGCAAGCAAAGTAGACTATGGAGCGATGCCTGGAGATTATGGTTATACCTCGAATAATTGAAGCTCCTTTGCCGCTGTTCGAGCGGAAGATAAGTGGGCTAACTCGGAGTGGTCGTTGTTACACACCTGAAGAACTAGAAAGACAAAGAAAGGCTAAAGGCAAGAAGGTGCTGGACCTCGATAAAGAGTTTGAGGTGAATAAACCTGTGACCGAGGAAGAAACAAACGAGTTCTTGAAACTGATGAAGCATAGTGAGTACAGTATAGTGGATCAGTTAAAGAAAACCCCTGCTAAGATCTCCATCATGTCTTTAATACTCAACTCGGAGCCACATCGTAATGCTTTgcaaaaagtattgaatgaGGCCTATGTGCCCCAAAGAATATTGAGCAAAAGACTATGGAACATCTAGTAGGGAGGAATTCATGCTGCCAATTACTTGTNNNNNNNNNNNNNNNNNNNNNNNNNNNNNNNNNNNNNNNNNNNNNNNNNNNNNNNNNNNNNNNNNNNNNNNNNNNNNNNNNNNNNNNNNNNNNNNNNNNNNNNNNNNNNNNNNNNNNNNNNNNNNNNNNNNNNNNNNNNNNNNNNNNNNNNNNNNNNNNNNNNNNNNNNNNNNNNNNNNNNNNNNNNNNNNNNNNNNNNNNNNNNNNNNNNNNNNNNNNNNNNNNNNNNNNNNNNNNNNNNNNNNNNNNNNNNNNNNNNNNNNNNNNNNNNNNNNNNNNNNNNNNNNNNNNNNNNNNNNNNNNNNNNNNNNNNNNNNNNNNNNNNNNNNNNNNNNNNNNNNNNNNNNNNNNNNNNNNNNNNNNNNNNNNNNNNNNNNNNNNNNNNNNNNNNNNNNNNNNNNNNNNNNNNNNNNNNNNNNNNNNNNNNNNNNNNNNNNNNNNNNNNNNNNNNNNNNNNNNNNNNNNNNNNNNNNNNNNNNNNNNNNNNNNNNNNNNNNNNNattgaagaaatccgagaccaaggacgaAATTGTAAAACGCGCGCAAATTGAGGGCCTACTTTAAATCTGACGCGTTTTGGCGCCaaatccatttaaatgaaacggcgcgttttggtaaaaacgacgccgtttcatgcactgtttaaaaaaaaaaaaaaaaacccaaaacggtGCCGTGTTGAACggcaccatcatcttcttcccctggagATGCAGCgaagcaggggaagaagaattatttttctttttctgttcaCCGCCACGTTCGCCTTCAATAAGACGCCGCCCCCCTTCAAAAAGACGCCGAAAAGGGACACCCACTTGCCCCGCTTTCCATGTATTAAGGGATAGTggaggggcggccaacagtggccgccccaccacGTCGCCCCCCCCtcccctgtttttgcctataaaaacaggggaggaGGAGTAAAGAAGGGGAACCGAGAGAGAAGAGGGAACATAAGGGAGAAGAGGAGAGAGGACAGAGcagaaaagaggagaagaggaaaggaaaaggaagaaagaaaacccaaaaagaagaagcagaaaagaGCAAAAAcgacagaggagagagagagagagaaacagagCAACGCCGGCCCCCGTGCCTCCGCCGCCAGCAGCACCACCGCAGGTAATCTCTCGCCGCCCCATCTCCTTCTCCGTTCGCCATCCTCCTGTTTTcgtttgcatgcagaacgtgaataaAGCAGGAGGCTGTTTACAGTGTTTCccttgcatgatttttgtttggctgtaATGTTTCCcctacatgtttattttttaaattatctttgttaaatttattttttttaatattgagttggttgaaaatttagcttttagCTTTCCCCcacgttttttcattataattattattatattgtattatattatatgactgttttttcttttttaatttttttaatgaattttttttgtttgattttagtttgttaatgttaaattttttttatttagttatcatatttttcatgatacgaatctcgggcttaatgggttaacctgatttgacgagttatttttttcatttagtttagtttgttaaagttaattttctttctatttaattatcagactttcatgacacgtaacctgggcttgacgggttaacttggtttgatgggttaacccggttaattctaAGTAaacccttcattttttttctatttagttatcaaactttcatgacgcaaatccttggttttacgggataacttggtttaaaaggttaacccaattaattcaatttcttttttttttcttcattagtttttccttttagttgattttttttctttgttttttttttaattaatctatttaattatcacacttttatgacacgaccttatagctagacccacatccaatattcttagGTCCGGTGTTACagtcagactcacttaaacttgggtcatgcaagtttaattttatattaatatttataaatattactcttagatcagtcgttgcagccaaacctaaaattcttgggtataactttatataaaaaatccaagattttttaaattttttatttttttattattttttatacaaaaaaaatgacccgcggcatcgcgcgaaTATGAAAGCTAGTAATCTGTACAACACGAGCCACAGtgcctaaaatataatttatcgaTAAAGAAAATCTAGACTCTCATCTCTTTACCCCTGCCACGTTCACAAACAGACAtatgaaaaaaacagaagaacaaAAATCGAAGGCAAAATATTACTACAACGTTTTCAGTACTCTTTGTAGAACCATCCAAAAGCAACAGAAAATGGATCTTGAAGCAACAAAGAATCTCTCAGAATCTCACACAATCGGAAACTACATCCTGAAATCAAAACTGGGTGAGAGCTCTTTTTCCACAGTATGGAAAGCAGAGAACAAAACAACAGGGGGGGAAGTGGCAGTGAAGCAAGTTTATCTCTCTAACCTCAACAAGAATTTGAGGAACTGCTTAGATTGTGAGCTTAATTTCTTGTCTTCTGTCAATCACCCCAACATCATTCGCCTTCTTGATGTCTTTGAGGTAAGTTTTCCATACCCTTTTGAGTAAATTTGTTGTTGGTGTTGATGTTGTAGGCTGATTTGTGTTGTTTGATTGATTGTAGAGCTGGTTGGTTTGATGCTTAGGGGATTTGTAGGGTAACCCTTCTTGTAAATTTcttttgtgattgatttttttttttttacttggttttgATTATTTAGGTGATTTTTAGCATACccttttatgaaaatatgttgATTTAGGGTAATAATGGAAAAGTTGGTTGATTTGGTATTTAGGGTTATATGGAGTATATGGAGTAGTAGTGCATCTATCatgcttaaaatattaaagcaaAGTAAGAGAGATTAGAATTTGATTCAACCAAATTCTAAAAGGCTGGAAAATGTGGATTGCCACCATGGGGACCTCTAAACATGCCAAGGGCCAACCCTGGCAACACACTGGGCTATAGAGGGATAATTGAGAACCAATTCAAGTCCTGCATGAAAATACCCATAATTCTCATCTTCTAAGTGTTTAACCTTAAATCAGACATTTTCCAAAATCTGCAAGAAAGGAAGCATGTCATCAAGCCCCCGTCTTTCTACAGACTTATTATGAATGGTGTCATTGGCAAAGCACATATGAGAAGCAAAATGtcctcaacaacattttttCACTAGCTCATTATCTACCCTTTGTATCAGACATCATACTAAGGACTTTGGACCATGGAATACCAGAATAAAAAACTTATGCTCTCCATTCACCATGATTGAGGAGAAAAAAGGACAGAGcatgattttatttagtttctcCCACTAAATACCCAAAGACCTGATACCCATGAGAAACAGTGGTTAGATTAATTTTGATCGTGTTGGCAAATGTAGTGTTGAAGGCCACTGACCTAGGTGTTTTTCTACTTAGCAATATCTTACAACTCATTTCCTGCTCTCTATCCAAGCTGTCATCTCTTGAAAGAATTGTAGATAAATGCTAGTTACTCTAATTATTAATTCCATTAACATGAATCCTTGAAATTCTTAAATGACTGAACCAGTGAGGACATTGATCTAGATAAAGTGGAATGATGTAGAAGGATACATGTAACTAAAAGCTTGACATATGTAAAGGAGAATCTCATTTCGAGTTTAACTTGATCTGTTTTCTACCTTCTGTAGCTGTGATTTATATGCTTTCTGTTTCCATAATATTTCATTCTGCAAATCAGAATATCTGCAATCTCAGGATGAATGTTGCATGTTCCTGGTCCTAGAGTTTTGTTCTGGAGGAAATCTAGCTTCTTATCTTCAACAACATGGGAGAGTTCAAGAGAAGATTGCTAAAAGATTTACGCAACAGATGGGTAGTGGTCATTTGATATCTGTTTCACTGTACAACATATGAGTTGCTTGTATTGCATCCCTATTTACATAATTGTAATCTCGATGATTTATATGGTTCAGGGGATGGTTTGAAAATTCTGCAGAGCCATCATATTATTCATAGAGACTTGAAACCTGAGGTATGAGGTGTTGTACATGCAATTCTTTTACCTATGGTGGAGTTCAAAATTGTTGGCTGAAGATTGAGTTGCCTTGAAACTGGCTTACATTGGTCAATTTGTTGTAGAACATTCTCCTTTCTGGCAAGGAGAGCGATGTGGTGCTCAAAATAGCTGATTTTGGTTTATCGAGGTAACTTTTTGGTAGAAGAAAGTTAATGGGATGGTTTCCTGGAAAGTTTCAGGGAGACCAACATGAAACTATGTTAATTTTTCTCcccttaattaagaaaaaatgccAAAAATTTGTTGAAGACATGTCAGGCAATGTATTAATTTTACTTTCATCTTTCTCATCTTTAAATAGAAGGGTGCTTCCTGATAACTATGTGGAGACAGTATGCGGATCTCCATTTTACATGGCTCCAGAAGTTCTTCAATTTCAAAGATATGATTGTAAGGTAAAGATTTGCTAATGTTTTCCTTTGGTGCATTGCTTTCTTTGCTTCAGAatagaatttattgaataacaGTGCTTCCTTGTATAGGTTGACATGTGGAGTGTTGGTGTAATTCTTTTTGAGCTTCTTAATGGTTACCCACCTTTTTGTGGCAGGACCAATTTCCAGGTAGTGTCTTTTCTGTAAGTTTATAATCCTTGAATTGTGATCGCTCCAGTCTCTAATAAAAGAAGTTCTCTTGACCTCAGTTGCTGCAGAACATCAAGTCAAGTTCATCTCTTCCTTTCTCTCAACACATCCTTCCAGGGTTGCATCCGGACTGTGTTGATATATGTTCAAGACTTCTTTCTGCAAATCCAGGTTTAGTACATGGCCTGACCCCAACGAAacatatctttctttcttccctcCTGATTCATTTGTGGAAccattcatttttttgtatctcTCTTGTTGCAGTTCAACGTCTGTCCTTTGATGAATTCTATCATCATAAGTTCTTGAGAATAAAAGGGGTGGGGAAGTATCATGGTCAATAATAGATTTAACACACTCTCCAATGTTCTACTCTCATGTCTGCTATGCCAATCTTATATGTCATCAAACATTTACCACAGATAGCCCACAGTGCTTTTACTTCACTATCATCCCTGATCAAAGTTATATTCATCATTTTACAAGGGAAGAGCGATCTCTCTGTGTCATCTGCTACAAGATCATAGCAATGGTCCTGGAATATTTATAGGTTGAAGATTTAAATGGCTGTGGAATGCAGTTCAactaattgttatttttttcgtttCACCATGCTTGCTTGGTGTTACATTTCCCTGGTAATTCTCTAATTAAAAATGGCATTTGTCtagatgtatttttttgtattgtaacTAATAAGTTCAGTGCCTTTGGAGTGCTAAAGCTTGTGAAGCTGCAGTTCATTGTGTATACTCTTGAGTCTTGTGTATCAAGTCATTGTATATATACTacatttttttcctgaaaagcttttcaaaaatatgttaTGACGGCATTTGGAAGAATTCTTTATAGCTGTTATTAACAACTGTATTGGACTTTGTTTTTGGGATGTAGTTACAGAGATGAGCTGACTAGATCTTAATGGTGGGTTGGCTGTCAGTGGTTTAGAATATGTGCCAGTTAATGATAGATTTTGTGTTAGCGATGCTGTAATGAGTTATTTTACATTGTTATTGAAATTAAGAAGATGAAACTGAAAACTTGATGAAGTGTGTCCGCCAAATATCTCCTGCTACATTGCTCATTGTCCAGGGTTCTTAGTGTTTTAGTTTGGATTTGCATGGAATTATATTAATAGTGTCCTGAAAAATTAATGTCATTTGGAAGAGTGACCCTgtaactttaacaaaaagagGCAAGAGGGATGGCTTGGGAAATTGTCCGTGTCTTGATATAGAGATTTTTACTGGGTTGAAATAGGAGTTTTTCTTGGTTGGAGGTTTCCATGCACAGTGAAACTGTGTctggtgtttatttttgttgcctGAAAGAGGCTCATCTTGTTGTCTAAACAGAAAGATATCATAAAATTGCTGTTCAAACACATGGTTGGAGCAGCATTTTTCTGTATATTCAAAGCGTTTCTGATTTGTCGTTTAAACTGCTTATGATATACTATTTCACATTTACGCAGAAGAACAAACAAGAGCACAGGTGATAAAAATAGTAAGAGGTGGTTTGGTATTGTGTAGCTTTTGATATTTGCTCAACCATGGAGAAAACATAGTTTGATTAGTCAAAAagcttttgttaaaattaaaaaatctattaaacttGAGATGTCTGTTAAAATTCCTTTGGCCATGTAGTTATTTGGCTATCTTCAACATAACCAGAAGAAGGGAAACAAAGTTTCATGCATCCCTTGTCTTCCCATGCTCATGTTACTGGTTAAGCAATTTGTAAGTAAAACCTTGTAAGAGCTCTCAGTGGCTTCCTCGTAGCAGGAACTATCCTGCTGATATGTTATGTTCTCAAATTACATCCCTCACAAggcagaagagaaagaaaactgCGTGACTTAAGTTAGTGGCACGGGCCTACATGCAAGGCACGGCCATCAAACACTATTGTTAATCAAACAATACTGGAAAAGTAATTAtataaaagacttttttttgAGACCATACATCTCATAAAGGGACAACTCTCCTTGCATTATGTcttgcaaagaaaaaagatttttattataagcAACCTCGAAGATTCCAGGGCTGTCTATTTGCTGTCTATTTTTACTGGCATGGAGCATGGAAATGTCCTGACAGGAACACTGATAGGAACATTGTTCAATTTTGtgattctaaaaattttagaatttttttgtttaaaattaataaatttttttagtagttttaaaataatttttaaaaaataaataatattattttgatgtatttctgagtgaaaaatattttgaaaagcaatcacagTTGCACTCTCAAAATACATATTCAGTATGCATCTAGTATTGTAAGGtaacgtgtttttaaaaaatattttttacttgaaaatatattaaaataattttttatatcagtacataaaaataatcaaaataactctaaaaatcaaactcaatcgctttgaaatacaaaaacaaacaatgatggGACTAGAAAGAAAATGGTCAGCTAATGGAAGATGACCAAGTCATCCTTTAATCCTTTCCTGTAATTGAAAGGTAGAAAATATTGCAAACtgtctttttttatccaatgcTTTCATTTGCAgataataaagaagaatttaatattctattaagaagacttttttttattgagaccATACATCTCAGAAAGGGACAACTCTCCTTACATTATgtctttcaaggaaaaaagattcTTGTTAGAAGCAACCACGAAGGTTATGGGGCTGTCTATTTTTATTGGCATGCAACGTGGAAATGTCCTGATAGGAACACTGATGGGAACATGGTTCAATTTGcgattctaaaaattttagaatttttttgtttaaaattaatatattttagtattttaaaataattttttaaaaataaaataacattattttgatgtatttctcagtgaaaaatactttgaaaagcaatcacaactGCACTCTCAAACACATATTTTGTATGCATCTAGTATTGTAAGGtaacgtgtttttaaaaaatattttttacttgaaaatatattaaaataattttatatatcagtacataaaaaccatcaaaaagctctaaaaatccattaatttgggtttttttttttttcaaatcaaatgcaCTCAATcacttttaaatacaaaaacaaacaatgatgagactagaaagaaaatggttagCTAATGGAAGATGACCAAGTCATCCTTTAATCCTTTCCAGTAATTGAAAGGTAGGAAATATTGCAAACTGTCTTTCTTTATCCAATGCTTTCATTTGCAGACAACTTCTTCGAGCCATTTGCATGAAAGAGATGTGAAGGATGGTTGTATGATAAGCACAATTTCTAAGTTAGGTTTTTAGTCAATGATAATTGTTActactcaattttttattcatgttttgataaatattaagaaaaattcaaaaatagcaaaaaacatcaaaaatccaaaaaactttttttcatatatttgcatcgttgtTACCATTTTCAGAATcgtctcaaaataattttaaaattttcaaaaaactttggAACCGTTCGACTTTTAACGCGCCACCACTGTTCATGCAGGTCCAGAATGTTTCCCCAACACTATTAAGGATTTTTTAGGgtctgttttgtaattttttaaagtgtttaatgtcatttttactttgtttatttttttttaatttgtataatttgtagtgtgtaagaaaaaaataaaaaaatatagtaaaagtgtatgtgtgtgtttgtacttgttttatgaatgtttttttttatatagtaaaattgtaaagaataaagaagaatttaatattcttgcaaagaataaagaaaaaatttaatttaatatttttgcaaataataaagaagaatttaatattctattaaGAAGACGTTTTTTTAGACCATACATCTCAGAAAAGGACTACTCTCCTTACATTATGTCTTTCAACGAAAAACAATTCTTGTTAGAAGCAACCACGAAGGTTATGGGGCTGTCTATTTTCACTGGCATGCAGCGTGGAAATGTCCTAACAGGAACACTGATGCGAACATGGTTCAATTTGcgattctaaaaattttagaattttttttttaaattaatatatgttttagtatttttaaaataatttttaaaaaataaaataacattattttgatttatttcttagtgaaaaatactttgaaaagcaatcacagCTGCACTCTCAAACACATATTTTGTATGCATCTAGTATTGTAAGGtaacgtgtttttaaaaaatattttttacttaaaaatatattaaaataattttatatatcagtacataaaaaccatcaaagagctctaaaaatccattaatttggtttttttttttcaaatcaaatgcaCTCAATcacttttaaatacaaaaataaacaatgatgggattagaaagaaaatggttagCTAATGGAAGATGACCAAGTCATCCTTTAATCCTTTCCTGTAATTGAAAGGTAGGAAATATTGCAAATTGTCTTTCTTTATCCAATGCTTTCATTTGCAGGCAACTTCTTAGAGATATTTGCATGAAAGAGATGTGAAGGATGGTTGTATGATAAGCACAATTTCTAAGTTAGG
This genomic stretch from Populus alba chromosome 19, ASM523922v2, whole genome shotgun sequence harbors:
- the LOC118038513 gene encoding serine/threonine-protein kinase ATG1t, translating into MDLEATKNLSESHTIGNYILKSKLGESSFSTVWKAENKTTGGEVAVKQVYLSNLNKNLRNCLDCELNFLSSVNHPNIIRLLDVFEDECCMFLVLEFCSGGNLASYLQQHGRVQEKIAKRFTQQMGDGLKILQSHHIIHRDLKPENILLSGKESDVVLKIADFGLSRRVLPDNYVETVCGSPFYMAPEVLQFQRYDCKVDMWSVGVILFELLNGYPPFCGRTNFQLLQNIKSSSSLPFSQHILPGLHPDCVDICSRLLSANPVQRLSFDEFYHHKFLRIKGVGKYHGQ